In the genome of Raphanus sativus cultivar WK10039 chromosome 4, ASM80110v3, whole genome shotgun sequence, one region contains:
- the LOC108854451 gene encoding uncharacterized protein LOC108854451, producing MADESQYSNKRKYEEQTAPPPSTRRPTGFSSGPIPSSSPDPSAVPPPSSYNSVPPPMDEIQIAKQKAQEIAARLLNSADAKRPRVDNNVPSSYDYGGDKGGFSSSYSSSDGRPAPSSIPVSYGNFTATTKKIDIPNMRVGVIIGKGGETIKSLQLQSGAKIQVTRDMDADPNAATRTVDLTGTQDQISRAEELINEVLQDAETGGQAGSGGGGSRRMMGGQPGADQFVMKIPNNKVGLVIGKGGETIKSMQANTGARIQVIPLHLPPGDPTPERTLQIDGTTDQIEHAKQLVNEILSGENRMRNSSMGGGYQQQGYQARPPSSWAPPNGPPAQQAGYGYMQQGAYPGPPQYGQSPYGSYPQQTSAGYSQGEYDYYGQQQSQAPNSGGSSAPPTDPYSYYQNASGYGQAGQGYQQDGYGGYNASQQSGYGQAGYDQQQGGYGSTTNPGQEEDTSQAAPASSAQSGQAGYGATGQEPTQGSTGQAAYGAAPTSQAGYSSQPPTAYSSGYGAPPPAGKPPAYAQNQQSPGAPGSYGYAQPAASGYGQPPAYGYGQAPQGYGSYGGYAQPPAAGGYSSDGSAGTTAPGGGGGGTPASQSAPAAGPPKASPKS from the exons ATGGCCGACGAATCTCAATACTCCAACAAGCGCAAATACGAAGAGCAAACCGCTCCTCCTCCGTCGACTCGACGCCCCACTGGCTTCTCCTCCGGTCCGATCCCATCCTCCTCTCCAGATCCCTCCGCCGTTCCTCCCCCGTCTTCCTACAACAGCGTCCCTCCTCCGATGGACGAGATCCAGATCGCTAAACAGAAGGCGCAGGAGATCGCCGCTCGTCTCCTCAACAGCGCCGACGCGAAGCGTCCCCGCGTCGATAACAACGTCCCTTCTTCTTACGATTACGGCGGCGACAAAGGAGGGTTTAGCTCTTCTTACTCTTCTTCCG ATGGTAGGCCAGCTCCGTCTTCGATACCTGTTTCGTACGGAAACTTCACGGCGACTACGAAGAAGATTGATATTCCGAATATGAGAGTTGGTGTTATCATCGGCAAAGGCGGGGAGACGATCAAGTCTCTTCAGCTTCAGTCTGGAGCTAAGATTCAGGTTACGAGAGATATGGATGCTGACCCTAACGCTGCCACGAGGACTGTTGACCTTACCGGCACTCAGGATCAGATCTCGAGAGCTGAGGAGCTCATCAACGAAGTCCTTCAAGAt GCTGAGACAGGTGGTCAAGCTGGTTCAGGTGGCGGCGGCTCTCGTAGGATGATGGGTGGACAGCCTGGAGCTGATCAGTTTGTTATGAAAATTCCTAATAACAAG GTTGGTTTGGTGATTGGTAAAGGAGGTGAGACAATCAAGTCTATGCAAGCTAACACTGGAGCTCGAATTCAG GTTATTCCTTTGCATTTGCCACCTGGAGACCCTACTCCAGAAAGAACTTTGCAGATTGATGGGACCACCGATCAGATTGAACATGCTAAACAATTAGTTAATGAAATTCTCAGTGGCGAG AACCGTATGAGAAACTCATCAATGGGTGGAGGCTATCAACAACAGGGTTATCAAGCCCGCCCACCATCAAGCTGGGCACCACCTAATGGTCCGCCAGCACAACAAGCTGGTTACGGTTACATGCAACAGGGAGCGTATCCGGGTCCACCTCAGTATGGTCAGTCACCTTACGGAAGTTACCCTCAACAAACTTCAGCTGGCTACTCACAAGGTGAGTATGATTATTACGGCCAGCAACAGTCTCAGGCACCAAACAGTGGTGGAAGCTCAGCTCCACCAACAGACCCGTACAGTTACTACCAGAATGCATCTGGTTATGGTCAAGCTGGTCAGGGATACCAGCAAGATGGGTATGGAGGTTACAATGCCTCCCAGCAGTCAGGATATGGCCAAGCTGGGTATGACCAGCAACAGGGTGGTTACGGCAGCACCACTAACCCGGGTCAAGAGGAAGATACATCTCAAGCCGCTCCGGCATCATCTGCTCAGTCTGGACAAGCTGGGTATGGAGCAACTGGTCAAGAGCCTACCCAAGGTAGCACTGGTCAAGCAGCGTATGGAGCTGCTCCGACTTCTCAAGCTGGTTACAGCAGCCAGCCACCAACGGCTTACAGTTCTGGGTACGGAGCACCACCACCGGCTGGAAAACCACCGGCTTATGCTCAGAACCAGCAGTCTCCAGGTGCTCCTGGAAGCTACGGGTATGCACAACCAGCTGCATCGGGTTATGGACAGCCTCCTGCATATGGGTATGGTCAGGCACCTCAGGGATATGGGTCTTATGGAGGATACGCACAGCCTCCAGCTGCTGGCGGTTACTCTTCTGATGGATCTGCTGGAACTACTGCtcctggtggtggtggtggtggtacgCCGGCTTCGCAGTCTGCTCCAGCTGCTGGACCGCCTAAGGCATCCCCAAAGAGttga
- the LOC108849211 gene encoding probable beta-1,3-galactosyltransferase 12 — MPLFSHRFPTASSSAPATPSYYSKPSKSHKHTSSPSRIHVAIVLFSLVSLFIGVAGTIFAISSSSSGGGGPSSVYRCGGSPKDTSRVFGSRKLGGNVLPERRKVVGFVGIQTSFDSGDRRAALRSTWFPSDPDALLRLEQATGLAFRFVIGRSKDAKKMAELEKEIKEHRDFVLLDDVEEEYLRLPYKTLAFFKAAFKLFEADYYVKADDDIYLRPDRLGTLLAKERLHSQTYIGCMKKGPVITNPKLKWYEKQGNLIGNEYFLHAYGPIYILSAEIVASLASARNGSLRMFNNEDVTIGSWMLAMDVHHEDNRALCEPRCSPKSIAVWDIPKCSGLCNPESRLKELHQTEICSKSPTLPPDDIDQ, encoded by the exons ATGCCACTCTTCTCCCACCGCTTCCCCACCGCATCCTCCTCCGCCCCTGCAACTCCTTCCTACTACAGCAAACCCTCGAAGAGCCATAAACACACCTCTTCTCCGTCTCGTATCCACGTGGCTATCGTACTCTTCTCCCTCGTCTCTCTCTTCATCGGAGTCGCCGGAACTATCTTCGCaatctcttcctcctcctccggagGAGGAGGACCTTCTTCCGTCTATCGATGCGGCGGATCTCCTAAAGACACTTCGCGAGTGTTCGGTTCAAGAAAACTCGGTGGAAACGTGTTGCCGGAGAGACGAAAGGTTGTGGGATTCGTTGGGATCCAAACTAGTTTCGATTCTGGTGATCGTCGTGCCGCTCTGAGAAGCACTTGGTTCCCTTCTGATCCTGATGCTCTTCTAAG GTTGGAACAAGCGACTGGATTAGCTTTTAGATTCGTCATTGGACGCTCAAAGGATGCGAAGAAGATGGCTGAGCTTGAAAAAGAGATAAAAGAACACCGAGATTTTGTGCTTCTTGATGATGTTGAGGAAGAGTATCTACGACTTCCTTATAAAAC GTTGGCCTTCTTCAAAGCAGCTTTTAAACTCTTTGAAGCTGATTATTATGTCAAAGCCGACGATGACATTTACTTGAGACCAG ATCGACTTGGGACGCTTCTTGCCAAGGAAAGACTTCATTCACAGACGTACATTGGGTGCATGAAGAAAGGACCAGTTATAActaaccctaaactcaaatg GTACGAGAAACAGGGCAATTTGATTGGGAATGAATATTTCTTACATGCTTATGGACCGATATACATTCTTTCAGCCGAGATAGTGGCTTCACTTGCATCAGCTCGGAACGGCAG CTTGAGGATGTTCAACAATGAAGATGTAACCATTGGATCTTGGATGCTTGCAATGGATGTACATCATGAGGACAACCGTGCTTTATGCGAGCCTCGTTGTTCCCCAAAGTCCATAGCAGTCTGGGACATTCCCAAATGCTCAG GGCTATGTAACCCGGAGAGTCGGTTAAAGGAGCTTCACCAGACGGAAATTTGCTCCAAGAGTCCTACATTGCCTCCCGATGACATTGACCAGTAG